In a genomic window of Pseudoglutamicibacter albus:
- a CDS encoding NAD(P)-dependent alcohol dehydrogenase: MTPAKIPSVAVLAEARRRAEQAAHDADAANSTQATSVDAQQDKPSPAAGEHEDEPDPRIGRKDKVLPARFAQAGQQLFTSQEWEAQRLAAFQGHAHEALAVGVRELGGPLEQFAIPRRAAGPRDIVIDLEYCGLCHSDVHTARGEWGSRALPLVTGHEMVGRVCAIGSEVYNRQVGERVGVGCMVGSCRVCEPCKRQDEQFCIHNAVGTYGAWDAPHSERTQGGYATSIVVPEDFVLSIPEQIGPAHAAPLLCAGITMYAPLEDLRVGPGDKVAVAGIGGLGHMAIKLAAAMGAEVTALTRTPAKAEDARRLGAHEVVLTTDEDALDAARGRFTVLVDAISAPHDVGALLDLLAPRGTVVLAGLPADTDGAAMPLVDPRTLVNRGLRLAGTKIGGIEQTQRMLEFCAAHGVVPDVEIVTAADMNEAWDRMVAGELHYRGVLDIGSLDSNLNA, encoded by the coding sequence ATGACTCCTGCGAAGATCCCTTCCGTAGCCGTTCTCGCTGAAGCGCGCCGCCGCGCTGAACAAGCCGCCCACGATGCCGACGCCGCCAACAGCACTCAAGCCACGAGCGTTGATGCGCAACAAGACAAACCCAGCCCAGCGGCAGGGGAGCACGAAGACGAACCTGACCCGCGCATCGGGCGTAAGGACAAGGTTCTGCCAGCCCGTTTCGCCCAAGCAGGACAGCAACTCTTCACCTCTCAGGAATGGGAGGCCCAGCGGCTCGCCGCCTTCCAAGGCCACGCACACGAAGCGCTCGCCGTGGGCGTGCGGGAACTGGGTGGTCCGCTCGAGCAGTTCGCGATCCCGCGTCGTGCGGCCGGGCCTCGGGACATCGTGATCGACCTCGAATACTGCGGCCTGTGCCACTCGGACGTCCACACCGCCCGCGGCGAATGGGGTTCCCGCGCGCTACCGCTGGTGACGGGACATGAAATGGTCGGGCGTGTGTGCGCGATCGGTTCTGAGGTCTACAACCGGCAGGTCGGCGAGCGCGTGGGCGTGGGGTGCATGGTTGGTTCGTGCCGTGTGTGTGAACCGTGCAAACGTCAAGATGAGCAGTTCTGCATTCATAACGCGGTGGGCACCTACGGTGCATGGGATGCCCCGCATTCGGAGCGGACGCAGGGCGGGTATGCGACGAGCATCGTGGTGCCGGAGGATTTCGTGCTGAGCATCCCGGAGCAGATCGGCCCAGCGCACGCCGCGCCGCTGCTGTGCGCAGGGATCACGATGTATGCGCCACTTGAGGATCTGCGTGTGGGGCCGGGGGACAAGGTTGCCGTAGCTGGTATCGGCGGTTTGGGGCATATGGCGATCAAGCTGGCAGCCGCGATGGGTGCGGAGGTCACAGCGTTGACGCGGACTCCAGCGAAAGCTGAGGACGCCCGTCGGCTAGGTGCCCACGAGGTCGTGCTCACAACGGATGAAGACGCTCTGGATGCTGCCCGTGGCCGATTCACGGTGCTGGTGGACGCGATTTCTGCGCCGCACGATGTGGGTGCACTGTTGGATCTGTTGGCTCCGCGAGGCACCGTGGTGCTCGCGGGCCTGCCGGCAGATACGGATGGGGCGGCGATGCCGTTGGTTGATCCGCGAACGCTAGTGAACCGGGGCCTGCGTTTGGCTGGCACTAAGATCGGCGGGATCGAGCAGACTCAGCGGATGCTTGAGTTCTGTGCCGCCCACGGTGTTGTCCCGGACGTCGAGATTGTGACCGCAGCGGACATGAACGAGGCATGGGACCGGATGGTCGCCGGTGAGCTCCACTACCGTGGGGTGCTCGATATCGGTAGCTTGGATTCCAACCTGAACGCCTAG
- the efeU gene encoding iron uptake transporter permease EfeU encodes MFLASLLIGLREGLEASLIIGVLVAYLGKLGRRDSLRPMWSGVIIALVLTAAIGAVSTFGRSRLTFRTQEIIGGSMSILAVVMITGMIFWMLNAGKKMNSMLEGDIDKLRARRKSVGYAVFFVAFISVGREGIETTIILWGWVNEPLAIMGALTGVIVAVALGWALFKGLVRFNLSTFFTWSGAALIVVAGGVLAYGIHDLQEAAVLPGPFSGAPITPTHPRTGEVLTGFFTYPFWGAAFPFGWAFDISDVLDPSGVLATFLKGTVGFVPQMSWLEVLAWFIYMVLVIPRFIRRAREAKNPRRTEANESKPVPHPQSVSTSEDNL; translated from the coding sequence ATGTTCTTAGCTTCACTGTTGATTGGATTGCGCGAAGGCCTGGAAGCCTCGCTCATCATCGGCGTTTTAGTTGCCTACCTCGGCAAACTGGGTCGCCGTGACAGCCTGCGCCCCATGTGGAGCGGAGTGATCATAGCCCTCGTGCTCACCGCAGCAATTGGTGCAGTGAGTACCTTTGGCCGTTCGCGTTTGACCTTCCGCACGCAGGAGATCATCGGCGGCTCGATGTCGATCCTGGCCGTTGTCATGATCACCGGCATGATCTTTTGGATGCTCAACGCGGGCAAGAAAATGAACTCGATGCTCGAAGGCGACATCGACAAGCTGCGTGCCCGCCGCAAAAGTGTGGGATATGCCGTCTTCTTTGTCGCGTTCATCTCCGTGGGCCGCGAAGGGATCGAAACCACCATTATTTTGTGGGGGTGGGTCAACGAACCACTGGCGATCATGGGCGCGTTGACAGGTGTGATTGTCGCGGTTGCGCTGGGCTGGGCGCTCTTCAAAGGGCTCGTCCGCTTCAATCTAAGCACCTTCTTTACGTGGTCAGGCGCCGCCCTCATCGTGGTGGCTGGCGGTGTGCTGGCATACGGCATCCATGACCTGCAGGAAGCCGCGGTGCTGCCTGGACCGTTTTCCGGTGCACCCATCACACCTACGCACCCGCGTACCGGCGAAGTCCTGACCGGATTCTTCACCTACCCGTTCTGGGGTGCGGCTTTCCCTTTCGGGTGGGCCTTCGACATCTCCGATGTGCTTGACCCCTCCGGTGTGCTCGCCACATTCCTCAAAGGAACAGTCGGATTCGTTCCGCAAATGTCGTGGCTCGAAGTACTCGCATGGTTTATCTACATGGTCCTTGTGATCCCGAGGTTTATTCGGCGTGCACGCGAAGCCAAGAACCCGAGGCGCACTGAGGCCAACGAGTCCAAACCAGTTCCACATCCCCAATCAGTCTCAACGAGTGAGGACAACCTATGA
- the efeO gene encoding iron uptake system protein EfeO, with product MKKIIRVSSVPVIALTMAALTACEPNASDGALNVKATNTECSVSSDTAESGSRQFTIKNEGDIVTEFYLLGEDKLRIVAEKENIAPGAEATLSVSLQPGTYFTACKPGLRGANIGEAQFTVTGKPVEVSGEDKELFDKAVKDYVAFVKKEVTELEPKVTEFAEAYAAGEDDKARKLYAPTRTHYERIEPIAEALGVLDPRIDYREIDYLAEADILKKDDPTFTEWLGFHRMEKDLFPPKKGEKNADGSDAFAEWKPSTAKDRKRIADSLKADVKKLRKTVEADTFIKDQQINIATVSNGASDLLEEVAVSKVTGEEDWWSHTDLYDFAANVEGSKIAFDLVKPIAERKGAEGEKLIKEIEEEYTELNRLLGKYGSLDKGFVSYDTVTAEQQAELTHQIDKLREPLSKLTGTVLEIK from the coding sequence ATGAAAAAGATCATCCGCGTTTCTTCCGTGCCTGTTATAGCCCTGACGATGGCCGCGCTGACGGCGTGTGAGCCTAACGCATCTGATGGTGCGCTCAACGTCAAGGCAACGAATACGGAATGCTCGGTATCCAGCGATACTGCGGAGTCAGGTTCTCGCCAATTCACGATCAAGAACGAAGGCGATATCGTCACTGAGTTCTACCTCTTAGGCGAAGACAAATTGCGCATCGTGGCGGAAAAGGAAAACATCGCTCCCGGCGCCGAAGCCACACTCTCCGTTTCACTCCAACCAGGAACATATTTCACGGCGTGTAAGCCTGGGCTACGTGGAGCCAATATTGGTGAAGCTCAGTTCACAGTCACCGGTAAACCTGTGGAGGTCTCCGGTGAGGACAAGGAACTCTTTGACAAAGCCGTTAAAGACTACGTCGCGTTCGTGAAGAAGGAAGTCACCGAGCTTGAGCCTAAAGTGACCGAGTTCGCTGAAGCCTACGCAGCCGGTGAAGACGACAAGGCGCGCAAGCTGTACGCGCCAACCCGCACGCACTACGAACGCATCGAACCTATCGCGGAAGCCTTGGGCGTGCTCGATCCGCGCATCGACTACCGCGAAATCGACTACCTTGCCGAAGCCGACATCCTCAAGAAGGATGACCCGACATTCACTGAATGGCTCGGCTTCCACCGCATGGAGAAAGACCTCTTCCCACCTAAGAAGGGTGAGAAGAACGCAGACGGCTCTGATGCGTTTGCCGAGTGGAAACCATCCACCGCTAAGGACCGCAAGCGGATTGCGGATTCTTTGAAAGCCGATGTAAAGAAACTTCGCAAGACCGTCGAGGCCGATACTTTCATCAAAGATCAGCAGATCAACATCGCAACTGTTTCTAACGGGGCCTCAGATCTGTTGGAAGAAGTAGCCGTCAGCAAGGTCACCGGTGAAGAAGACTGGTGGTCGCATACCGACCTCTACGACTTCGCAGCGAACGTCGAAGGCTCCAAGATTGCGTTTGACCTCGTGAAACCCATCGCTGAACGCAAGGGTGCCGAAGGCGAAAAGCTTATAAAAGAAATTGAGGAGGAATATACCGAACTCAACCGTCTACTGGGTAAATACGGAAGCTTGGACAAAGGCTTCGTCAGCTACGACACCGTCACAG